Proteins from one Capricornis sumatraensis isolate serow.1 chromosome 2, serow.2, whole genome shotgun sequence genomic window:
- the SLAMF6 gene encoding SLAM family member 6, whose protein sequence is MARTLTILTSPTPFSTAKSMIWLFLSLLLVSRLGPGNSVSEASSPPLVVNGVLGESVTLSSNFPAKENIMSITWLHKGNSVIFISPKEAKIQVTDPKRKDQLNVTKSYSLQINNLTMADVGHYRAQITTSTSYLNTDYNLQIFRRLSNLQVAHHTKRSENNTCEIQLTCSVENPNDNVSFRWQVAGNPYHSETNLSISWDPKSLSEETYTCIAENPVSSLSSSVSDKSVCEGVINGKNEYLDIRWIIIVVVLTCFFQFSTQQTQCPAETVSNLEYASFSSGNTVYAQVTHSNKGTKSSNPVKNYDSTTIYSEVNHPQERKPIYSKTTAHHNVV, encoded by the exons ATGGCAAGAACGCTGACTATCTTGACGTCTCCAACACCATTCTCCACTGCTAAGAGCATGATCTGGCTGTTCCTGTCTCTCCTGCTTGTCTCCCGCCTTGGCCCAG GGAACTCAGTTTCAGAAGCCAGCTCACCCCCACTGGTTGTGAACGGGGTCCTGGGGGAGTCTGTAACTCTTTCCTCAAACTTTCCTGCGAAAGAGAATATCATGTCCATCACCTGGCTTCACAAGGGAAACTCTGTCATCTTCATATCgccaaaagaagcaaaaatacagGTGACTGATCCAAAACGGAAAGATCAACTGAATGTCACCAAGTCCTACTCCTTGCAGATCAACAATCTGACAATGGCAGACGTGGGACATTACCGTGCACAGATAACCACATCAACCTCTTATCTGAACACCGATTATAACCTGCAGATCTTCA gacgactgagcaacttacaagTAGCCCATCACACCAAACGGTCTGAAAATAATACTTGTGAGATCCAGCTGACCTGCTCTGTGGAGAATCCAAATGATAACGTCTCATTCAGGTGGCAGGTTGCAGGAAATCCATATCATAGTGAAACAAATCTCTCTATATCCTGGGACCCTAAGAGCCTCAGTGAAGAGACCTACACCTGCATAGCTGAGAATCCTGTCAGCTCTTTATCCTCCTCTGTCTCTGACAAGAGTGTCTGTGAAG gtGTTATTAATGGGAAAAATGAATACCTGGATATCAGATGGATTATCATTGTGGTTGTTTTGACAT gtttcttTCAATTCTCTACTCAGCAAACCCAGTGTCCTG CAGAGACTGTGAGTAACTTAGAGTACGCTTCCTTCTCTTCAGGGAACACTGTGTATGCGCAGGTCACCCATTCAAACAAG GGAACAAAAAGCTCAAATCCTGTGAAAAACTATGACTCCACCACTATCTACTCTGAAGTTAATCATCCCCAAGAG AGGAAGCCCATTTATTCCAAGACAACTGCCCATCACAACGTCGTGTAA